Within the Dolichospermum compactum NIES-806 genome, the region CTCGACTCATGAGTGCTAATTTAGCTTTATCTGGGACTCAATAGCAATCATGGCTTGTGTACGGGTTTCCGAACTAAGATTAGGGTGGCGATACTTAAGTGCAAATATCCAATTATTTTAGTTGTCAGGGTTTGTTGCGTAAGTAATGAATATTTTGATATGGACAACTTTATTTGCAAACTTGGGAAATTGTTATAGAACTGTAATCAGGGATCTACTCAATGAGTAACATCACAAATATCCACAAACAGTCGTCTCATCCCTAAAACTACTAGGGAACAGGGAACAGGGAACAGGGAACAGGTGAGATTACCAATTACCAATTACCTATTGCCCAAAACAGATAAATGCTCAATTCTGTTACAAATCGGCTAGTCTAGAACTTGGTAATGCTGTTAACAAGGACTGGGAGAGCGATCAACCCATCAGTTAACACATAGTTATTCCATAGGCATCTTCACAGCCCAAGTCAAAAACTTGCGTGTTTGTTGTTCTAGAACGATAATAGTAGTTTACCTAGATGGGGTCTGGTATCGCCAATTAAATCCAGAAGTCATTAGAGTAGGTCATCCAAGACCAGTAGATTGGCAACGAGTATGGTGAGGAAATCTATATTTTTAACCCATGCTTGGCCAAAACATTCCCCGGTTGATTTTGAACCTCCAAATAGAGGCTTCACATCCGAAGGATAAGTAAAGCAGCAGTATACCAATGAAAGTGCGGGCGAGTTTTGAGCTAGGGTCGTCTTGAAAAAATACTGACTTGTGATCCACAAGGACAATAATTTTATCAGGGTTTTTAGCCGGCAACTTTCAAATGGATCTATAATAGCGCATTATAAAGACTACTGCTATACGTATCCTTACTAGACTTTTTCCATTCACTTGCAAGTCTGTTGAAAGTAACTAACACTTTTAAGACTTCGGGGAGTTAAAGTAAGTTAAGTGGGAAAAAAGACAACATCCAAAGTCATCCACCATACGGGATAACTATATCAATACCTTAATGGATCGAAGCGCGAGAAGTGCCACTGTTATGAAAGAACCCAGCATGAAAGACCACAAACGACTTCTACTTATTGATGATGACCCTAACCTCATCTTGCTGGTGAAGGATTACTTAGAGTTCCGGGGCTACGAAGTCATCACGGCTGCAAATGGCTCAGAAGCTCTGGATCTTCTCGAAACCGAAGTTCCAGATATGATCATCTGTGACGTGATGATGCCGGAAATGGACGGATACACTTTTGTCGAAGAAGTCCGCAAGACTGAACGAACTAGTTGGATTCCCGTTCTTTTCCTCTCAGCTAAAGGTCAAAGTGCAGACCGAGTTAAGGGGTTAAATAAAGGTGCTGACGTATATATGATCAAGCCCTTTGAACCTGAAGAACTCGTAGCACAAGTAGAATCCTCACTCAAGCAAACTGTGCGTTGGAAAGAACATCAAACCAAGGGCGGGGACAACGGTTCTCGTATCCAAGTTCCTTTCGATGTCCAGTTAACCCCAACAGAACTGAAAGTAGTCCAGTTCGTCGCTAGGGGTTTAGCAAACCGCGAAATTGCTGAAGAATTAAATGTCAGTCAGCGGACTGTTGAAAGCCATGTGTCCAATATGTTGGGCAAAACCAATCTCCACAACCGTACTGAATTAGCACGTTGGGCGATTGAAAATCAAATGGCTTAAACAATTTTAGATTTTGGATTTTGGATTTTGGATTATTTATCTAAGGTCTAAAGTCCGAAATTTATCATCGTGGATTGGGAAGAAATTACACTGGAGTCAGAAAATCTACATCTTCATAAAGTTGCGTCATTGTTCCCGCAAAATTAATGTTGTGTAATTGAAATGAAGTTTCTGTTCCCACATAAGACTGTAATACACAAAGTCCAGCTTCAATCCCATATTCCGCACTTCACAATGTAGTATCCATCTTTTCAAGAATTATTCCTAACAAGGGTTAAATTGTTCAATATTAATACCTAAAATGATGGATAAAATATGTGTTTTATTAAACGATAAAAAATAAAATTATGGAAATATTCACGTATTACAAAATGAAGTGCGGAAAGCGGGTTCAATTTCTCGGTTTTTTCATATTAATTAAAATATATTCTTGTAAAGTTTCTATAAATCTATTTAATACTGACAAGAGGACTTTTTAAACATCCTCTAAATTAGGCATATACAATAAATTATAGAACCAAAAAATTAGTTTATACTCAACACGGCTTAATTATTCGATTCTATCGGTAGGGATTTAGCACTGCTAAACCCCTACACATACAGGTTTTTCGTAATCTTATAAAAGTCCATTTCCCAACCGTGTTTAGTTTA harbors:
- a CDS encoding response regulator transcription factor, whose product is MDRSARSATVMKEPSMKDHKRLLLIDDDPNLILLVKDYLEFRGYEVITAANGSEALDLLETEVPDMIICDVMMPEMDGYTFVEEVRKTERTSWIPVLFLSAKGQSADRVKGLNKGADVYMIKPFEPEELVAQVESSLKQTVRWKEHQTKGGDNGSRIQVPFDVQLTPTELKVVQFVARGLANREIAEELNVSQRTVESHVSNMLGKTNLHNRTELARWAIENQMA